One Nostoc punctiforme PCC 73102 DNA window includes the following coding sequences:
- a CDS encoding XisH family protein — translation MPAKDIYHDEVKNALIKDGWTITADPYFIKYEDAELYADLAAEKPIAAERQGQKIVVEIKSFLGKSLMYDFHSALGQYIVYRNLIQLTEPEYTLYLAIDDVVYYKFFQRKSVQAVINQNQLLLIVVNTDKEEIQQWIR, via the coding sequence ATGCCAGCCAAAGACATATATCATGATGAAGTCAAAAACGCATTGATAAAAGACGGTTGGACTATTACGGCTGATCCTTACTTTATCAAATATGAGGATGCTGAACTCTACGCCGACTTAGCAGCAGAAAAACCAATTGCCGCAGAACGACAGGGACAGAAAATTGTTGTAGAAATCAAGAGTTTTCTGGGCAAATCATTAATGTATGATTTTCACAGTGCATTAGGACAATACATTGTCTATCGAAACCTTATTCAACTTACTGAGCCAGAATATACACTTTATTTAGCTATTGATGATGTTGTTTATTATAAGTTTTTTCAACGAAAATCTGTACAAGCAGTCATTAATCAAAATCAACTTCTATTAATAGTCGTCAATACAGACAAAGAGGAGATTCAGCAATGGATAAGATAG
- the pglZ gene encoding BREX-1 system phosphatase PglZ type A produces the protein MNTIRIQNTLETLFQDSARWLHPGRRVVFWYDPEQQFISSFNELQLEGVEKLQLADTAFTVKYHLLVEQPNQTFLLYAPFAEPAPQENWLLDIQKSGLTFSANPAALIYADLGLRSRGLEIVIREHDKFFKSRKRTEALQAMGISPDSDERGLLLAMLSVLAGLKVPDAGTLIRRVLLGGLLESDNALWSDIERFISPEAFWEVVQEHTDFPKQNPSLNKLFVQLLITHFAKSLHDTIPPQLANQVITPGQRAYAFIDQWMRDQQDSLGWKILSSEVAEQLHIFDAIENLEPEVLFEAASFEVVDKVLIRTCVKTLQMQMRQQITELTPWRTWLQARHTLIWFPQYEKIYQALEAAIALLEFKQQYPEGFRQPAPILFKAYASDLHSFDKAYRHFIVKSDDAQGDILKGLIDDVENLYTQWFLDSLGEAWSDALGNNNWELEGIASQTRFFGRHVFPILERSDREKVFVIISDALRYEVASELEEVIKKEVRGETSLEAQLGVLPSVTRLGMAALLPGSKLELIPGDDDVRLDGLSTKGASARQKVLNQNSRVEATVLSAKDLLEMNTDEGRAAVQPYRLIYIYHNVIDAIGDQASSERQVLSACGTAISELLRLVKKICNSINGTNVIITADHGFLYQRRLIQEADKRPLPSGEVVLESKRRYLLAREQLNDSTLLHFSLPYTENGTVAIVPRGSLRFAVQGAGAQFVHGGASLQEICVPVITYHHQRAVKGDEGPARKVGVQVSARVRRVTNNRFTLTLVQSDAVEGRWRSRQITVAFYDPQTNIPITDVRGANLSSTSPHPSDREISLRLTVTTANPPTNVYLIVKDADDESELLRETWAVSLGIANDFGDF, from the coding sequence ATGAACACCATTCGTATCCAAAACACCCTAGAAACACTCTTCCAAGATTCAGCCCGTTGGTTGCACCCAGGACGAAGGGTGGTGTTTTGGTACGACCCCGAACAACAATTTATCAGCAGCTTCAATGAACTCCAACTCGAAGGCGTAGAAAAACTCCAACTCGCTGATACTGCCTTTACCGTCAAATATCACCTGCTGGTCGAGCAACCCAATCAAACTTTTCTACTGTACGCCCCCTTTGCCGAACCTGCGCCCCAAGAAAACTGGCTTCTAGACATCCAAAAAAGCGGTTTAACTTTCTCTGCGAACCCCGCGGCCCTCATCTATGCAGATTTAGGATTGCGATCGCGCGGTCTGGAAATTGTCATCCGGGAACATGATAAATTCTTTAAAAGCCGCAAACGGACAGAAGCCCTACAAGCAATGGGTATTTCCCCCGATAGCGACGAACGGGGATTACTCCTGGCTATGCTTTCCGTCCTCGCAGGCTTAAAAGTACCCGATGCAGGGACACTGATTCGGCGGGTGCTGCTGGGGGGGTTATTAGAGTCTGATAACGCCCTCTGGTCTGATATTGAGCGTTTTATCTCCCCAGAAGCTTTCTGGGAAGTAGTCCAGGAACACACGGACTTTCCTAAGCAAAACCCCAGTTTAAACAAGTTATTCGTGCAGTTGCTAATCACCCATTTTGCTAAATCTCTGCACGATACCATCCCGCCCCAGCTAGCAAACCAAGTCATCACTCCTGGACAACGGGCTTATGCTTTTATCGACCAGTGGATGCGCGACCAGCAGGATTCTCTAGGCTGGAAGATCCTCAGCAGTGAGGTAGCAGAACAATTACATATATTTGATGCTATAGAGAATTTAGAGCCGGAAGTTTTATTTGAAGCAGCCAGTTTCGAGGTGGTGGATAAGGTATTAATCCGCACCTGCGTTAAAACACTGCAAATGCAAATGAGGCAACAAATAACGGAATTGACACCCTGGCGAACTTGGTTACAGGCACGTCATACCCTGATTTGGTTCCCCCAGTATGAGAAGATTTATCAAGCATTAGAAGCTGCGATCGCTCTATTGGAATTTAAGCAACAGTATCCAGAAGGATTCCGCCAGCCAGCCCCAATTCTCTTCAAAGCCTACGCCAGCGATTTACACTCTTTTGACAAAGCTTACCGCCACTTTATCGTCAAGAGCGATGATGCCCAAGGGGATATCCTCAAGGGTTTGATTGACGATGTGGAAAATTTATACACACAATGGTTCCTGGATAGTCTAGGAGAAGCTTGGTCTGATGCCCTTGGCAACAACAACTGGGAATTGGAGGGCATAGCATCCCAAACTAGATTTTTTGGTAGGCACGTATTCCCAATTTTAGAACGGAGCGATCGCGAAAAAGTATTTGTGATTATCTCCGATGCTTTGCGCTATGAAGTCGCCAGCGAACTCGAAGAGGTAATAAAAAAAGAAGTTCGGGGTGAAACCAGCCTAGAGGCACAATTGGGAGTTTTACCCAGCGTGACACGGTTGGGTATGGCAGCACTTCTTCCAGGGTCAAAACTAGAACTGATACCAGGTGATGATGATGTTCGACTGGATGGGCTTAGTACTAAAGGAGCGTCAGCAAGGCAAAAGGTACTAAACCAAAATAGTCGGGTAGAAGCTACGGTACTTAGTGCCAAAGACCTGCTAGAGATGAATACTGACGAAGGACGGGCTGCTGTGCAACCTTATCGCCTAATCTACATTTATCACAACGTCATTGATGCGATCGGCGATCAGGCATCTAGCGAACGTCAAGTACTATCAGCTTGCGGAACAGCAATTAGCGAACTGCTACGGCTGGTAAAGAAAATTTGTAATTCTATCAATGGTACAAACGTTATCATCACCGCAGACCACGGTTTTTTATACCAACGTCGCCTTATTCAAGAAGCAGACAAGCGACCCCTACCAAGTGGTGAAGTAGTACTGGAAAGCAAACGCCGCTACCTGCTAGCACGAGAACAGTTGAATGACTCAACCTTACTGCACTTTAGCCTGCCCTATACAGAAAATGGCACAGTTGCGATCGTTCCCCGTGGTAGTTTACGCTTTGCCGTCCAAGGTGCAGGAGCGCAGTTTGTCCACGGCGGGGCATCTCTCCAAGAAATCTGCGTACCAGTTATCACCTATCATCACCAACGGGCGGTTAAAGGAGACGAAGGCCCAGCCCGGAAAGTAGGGGTACAGGTAAGTGCCAGAGTTCGGCGGGTAACGAATAATCGTTTTACATTGACATTAGTACAAAGTGATGCAGTTGAGGGGAGATGGCGATCGCGTCAAATTACAGTTGCTTTCTACGATCCCCAAACTAATATACCGATAACAGATGTGCGAGGAGCAAACTTAAGCAGCACTAGCCCTCATCCTAGCGATCGGGAAATTAGCTTAAGGTTGACCGTAACTACTGCAAATCCCCCTACTAACGTCTATTTAATAGTTAAGGATGCAGACGATGAGAGTGAATTGCTCCGAGAAACCTGGGCAGTTAGTTTAGGAATTGCTAACGACTTTGGAGATTTCTGA